A portion of the Malania oleifera isolate guangnan ecotype guangnan chromosome 3, ASM2987363v1, whole genome shotgun sequence genome contains these proteins:
- the LOC131152279 gene encoding uncharacterized protein LOC131152279, translated as MRDLKMEAAAAEKLRSEFLNVLRSRRSGEVPLSVEFTKPVENPLYQDDYGSSFSEAMQSCPKANIENFKDLLQEENLYLITEAGQQGRLPVLILSMKECSHQRRPAIVFLHSTHKCKEWLRPLLEAYASRGYIAIAIDSRYHGERATNKTTYQEALVSAWKKGDTMPFIFDTVWDLIKLADHLVQREDIDPARIGITGESLGGMHAWFAAAADTRYSVVAPIIGVQGFRWAIDKDKWQDRVNTIKPVFEEARIDLGKSAIDKEVVEKVWDRIAPGLASCFDSPYTIPAIAPRPLLVVNGATDPRCPLDGLETPKSNACKAYEEAHCPDNFKLIAQPGIGHRMTPLMVKEASEWFDRFFK; from the exons ATGAGAGATTTGAAAATGGAAGCTGCGGCAGCTGAGAAGCTTCGCTCTGAGTTTCTGAACGTCCTCAGGAGCCGGCGATCTGGCGAAG TTCCGCTTTCTGTGGAGTTTACGAAACCTGTAGAGAATCCATTGTATCAGGATGATTACGGGTCAAGCTTCAGCGAG GCAATGCAGTCTTGCCCAAAAGCaaacattgaaaattttaaggatcTGCTTCAAGAAGAAAATCTTTACTTGATTACTGAG GCAGGACAACAAGGACGCTTGCCTGTGCTGATTTTGAGCATGAAGGAATGTAGTCACCAAAGAAGACCTGCTATTGTTTTTCTGCATAGCACACATAAGTGCAAAGAGTGGTTAAGGCCATTGCTGGAG GCATATGCTTCACGGGGATATATAGCTATCGCAATTGATTCTCGTTACCATGGTGAACGTGCAACCAATAAAACCACCTATCAGGAA GCCCTTGTATCAGCATGGAAGAAAGGTGATACAATGCCATTCATATTTGACACG GTCTGGGACTTGATAAAATTGGCAGATCATCTTGTGCAGAGGGAGGATATAGACCCTGCCAGGATAGGAATTACTGGCGAATCACTGGGAG GCATGCATGCATGGTTTGCCGCTGCTGCTGACACCCGCTACTCTGTGGTTGCCCCTATAATTGGTGTTCAG GGTTTTCGTTGGGCCATAGACAAAGATAAGTGGCAGGATCGAGTTAACACTATAAAGCCTGTATTTGAag AAGCACGGATTGATTTAGGGAAGAGTGCAATTGACAAGGAAGTTGTAGAGAAG GTATGGGATAGGATTGCTCCTGGTCTAGCCTCCTGCTTTGACTCACCTTACACAATTCCAGCAATTGCACCACGCCCTCTGCTAGTTGTGAATG GTGCAACGGATCCACGCTGCCCCCTGGACGGTCTGGAAACTCCAAAATCAAATGCATGCAAAGCTTACGAAGAGGCCCATTGCCCTGACAACTTCAAA CTGATAGCACAACCTGGAATTGGGCACCGAATGACTCCATTAATGGTAAAAGAAGCTAGCGAATGGTTTGACAGGTTCTTCAAGTGA